One Corynebacterium appendicis CIP 107643 DNA window includes the following coding sequences:
- a CDS encoding mechanosensitive ion channel family protein produces the protein MPFTLILEHAWRWLADTGINLALLIVLAMLVPRAGRLANRYAERQLADIKDAHEGKSSLAIAGVVIYIVQLLAYFLILVFFLQQIGFSLAGAAIPATVVSAAVGFGAQNIIADFVAGFFILSEKQYGVGDLVTFQISGTEVTGDVIQITMRATQIRTLEQNTVTIPNSTAQVCINNSNIWSRALVVVPVPLARSRDVDEVIARAERAARKALANPEIAPLIRGELLSQPGIEINPPNTVGMPWTLDIRFMVRCAPGDQFPVERALRVHILEEFFDEYGSQTKTQPLDDDATQSFPAVSTGRYKSGWSEDYSEAAEAGSTSRAAAATTELPAANATADTGSTAVISPVPGTESAGDAEVTSRAGVNPDPELSDHEEVAAEEDPAAADTKKKHHALGTFGGRVRASTGLLIAIFLGLLILRGMTLDGGDSSEARGGILAPPRSSTATSEAPDTSTRGTGTKDEPTSTSAPEDDSTATGQTGSENATAPAPAPAPGNQNNEQQRSGEQTAETTSPTRPTGEPTRESGSAPASTPRDNASPSPIA, from the coding sequence ATGCCATTCACACTTATTCTCGAACACGCTTGGCGCTGGTTGGCCGACACCGGCATCAACCTCGCCTTGCTCATCGTTTTGGCGATGCTCGTGCCGCGCGCGGGCCGCCTCGCCAACCGCTATGCCGAACGCCAACTCGCCGACATAAAGGACGCCCACGAGGGCAAATCCTCTCTCGCTATCGCCGGCGTGGTCATTTACATCGTCCAACTGCTGGCGTATTTTTTGATCCTGGTCTTCTTCCTCCAGCAGATCGGATTCTCGCTCGCCGGTGCCGCCATCCCCGCCACCGTCGTCTCCGCCGCAGTCGGTTTCGGCGCGCAGAATATTATTGCGGATTTCGTCGCGGGCTTTTTCATTCTTTCGGAGAAGCAGTACGGCGTGGGTGACCTTGTCACTTTCCAGATCAGCGGCACAGAGGTCACGGGCGACGTCATCCAGATCACGATGCGCGCCACGCAGATCCGCACACTCGAGCAGAACACGGTGACCATCCCGAACTCGACGGCGCAGGTGTGCATCAACAACTCCAATATCTGGTCGCGCGCACTGGTCGTCGTGCCTGTTCCGCTCGCACGCTCCCGCGACGTGGACGAAGTCATCGCCCGCGCCGAGCGCGCCGCGCGCAAGGCGCTGGCCAACCCGGAGATCGCCCCGCTGATCCGCGGCGAACTCCTCTCCCAGCCGGGCATTGAGATCAACCCGCCGAACACGGTCGGCATGCCGTGGACCCTGGACATCCGCTTCATGGTGCGCTGCGCACCGGGCGACCAGTTCCCTGTCGAGCGTGCTCTCCGCGTCCACATCCTCGAGGAATTCTTCGACGAATACGGTTCGCAGACGAAAACGCAACCGCTTGACGACGACGCCACGCAGTCCTTCCCCGCCGTTTCCACCGGCCGGTACAAGTCCGGTTGGAGCGAGGACTATTCCGAGGCGGCTGAAGCCGGATCTACGAGCCGCGCCGCCGCCGCGACCACGGAGCTCCCCGCCGCTAACGCTACGGCCGACACTGGCAGCACGGCTGTGATCTCTCCGGTGCCGGGCACTGAAAGCGCTGGCGACGCAGAGGTGACCTCGCGGGCCGGTGTCAACCCCGATCCCGAGCTGAGCGACCACGAAGAAGTCGCGGCTGAAGAAGACCCAGCGGCGGCTGACACCAAGAAGAAGCACCACGCCCTGGGCACCTTCGGCGGACGCGTCCGCGCATCCACGGGTCTGCTCATCGCGATCTTCCTCGGTCTGCTCATCCTCCGCGGCATGACGCTCGATGGCGGAGACTCGAGCGAGGCCCGAGGCGGAATTCTCGCCCCGCCGCGTTCCTCGACGGCCACATCGGAGGCGCCCGACACATCGACCCGCGGCACCGGGACCAAGGACGAGCCGACGAGCACGAGTGCTCCGGAGGACGACTCGACTGCCACCGGGCAGACCGGCAGCGAAAACGCGACTGCACCTGCCCCTGCCCCGGCACCGGGCAACCAGAACAACGAGCAGCAGCGCTCCGGCGAGCAGACCGCGGAAACCACCAGCCCCACCAGGCCGACTGGCGAACCGACGCGCGAGAGCGGCAGCGCGCCCGCGTCCACCCCGAGGGATAACGCGAGCCCAAGCCCGATAGCATGA
- a CDS encoding acetolactate synthase large subunit translates to MAASQKKKVERITGAEAIVRSLEELGTEFVFGIPGGAVLPLYDALFAAKKLRHVLVRHEQGGGHAAEGYALASGKVGVCVATSGPGATNLVTALADAYLDSVPIVAITGQVGTPLLGTDAFQEADIRGITMPITKHSIMVTDVGEIPQALAEAFHLASTGRPGPVLVDFPKDVQNAEIDFEWPPVIDLPGYKPTTNPHGRQITSAAKMIAKAERPVIYAGGGIIKANASKELLKFAEATGVPVVTTLMALGAFPTHHPLNMGMPGMHGTVPAVAALQKADLLITIGARFDDRVTGDPEHFAPDAKVIHADVDPAEIGKIRPVDVPIVGDAKEVLIQLTEPFKKGKKVSAPKIGEWKDYLGDMKERFPRGYQKNEDGSLSPQFVIETLSKEVGPEAIYVAGVGQHQMWSAQFLDFEHPRTWLNSGGLGTMGYSIPAALGAKAACPDKEVWAIDGDGCFQMTNQEITTAAVEGFPFKIALINNGNLGMVRQWQTLFYDGHYSHTKLHQDETYIPDFLGLASALGAEAIRVTTEEEVLPAIKRAREINDRPVLIDFVVGEDSQVWPMISAGSSNSEIQYARDLRPLFDEDMSAGETPADIHETVAESKTESGADAQADAEEK, encoded by the coding sequence GTGGCAGCGTCACAGAAGAAAAAGGTGGAGCGGATAACAGGCGCGGAAGCCATCGTCCGCAGCCTCGAGGAGCTGGGCACCGAGTTCGTCTTCGGCATTCCAGGGGGTGCGGTCCTTCCGCTTTACGACGCCCTGTTTGCCGCCAAAAAGCTGCGCCACGTTCTGGTGCGCCACGAGCAGGGCGGCGGCCACGCCGCTGAGGGCTATGCTCTGGCGTCCGGCAAGGTCGGCGTGTGCGTCGCGACCTCGGGGCCCGGTGCGACCAACCTGGTCACCGCACTGGCCGATGCGTACCTCGACTCGGTGCCGATCGTGGCCATTACCGGCCAGGTGGGCACCCCGCTGCTGGGTACGGACGCATTCCAGGAGGCCGATATCCGCGGCATCACGATGCCGATCACCAAGCACAGCATCATGGTGACCGACGTCGGGGAGATCCCGCAGGCTCTCGCCGAGGCCTTCCACCTCGCGAGCACCGGCCGCCCGGGCCCGGTCCTCGTGGACTTCCCGAAGGACGTTCAGAACGCCGAGATCGATTTCGAGTGGCCGCCGGTCATCGATTTGCCGGGTTACAAGCCGACGACGAACCCGCACGGCCGCCAGATCACGTCCGCCGCGAAGATGATTGCCAAGGCGGAGCGCCCGGTGATCTACGCCGGCGGCGGCATCATCAAGGCCAATGCGTCGAAGGAGCTGCTCAAGTTCGCTGAGGCCACCGGTGTCCCGGTCGTGACCACCCTCATGGCGCTCGGCGCGTTTCCGACGCACCACCCGCTGAACATGGGCATGCCGGGCATGCACGGCACCGTCCCCGCCGTCGCCGCACTGCAGAAGGCCGATCTCCTCATCACCATCGGCGCGCGCTTCGATGACCGCGTCACCGGCGACCCCGAGCACTTCGCCCCCGATGCCAAGGTGATCCACGCCGATGTCGACCCCGCCGAGATCGGCAAGATCCGCCCGGTGGACGTCCCGATCGTCGGCGACGCCAAGGAAGTCTTGATCCAGCTCACCGAGCCCTTCAAGAAGGGCAAGAAGGTCTCCGCTCCGAAGATCGGGGAGTGGAAGGACTACTTGGGCGACATGAAGGAGCGCTTCCCGCGCGGCTACCAGAAGAACGAGGACGGCTCCCTGTCGCCGCAGTTCGTCATCGAGACGCTGTCCAAGGAAGTCGGCCCGGAGGCCATCTATGTCGCGGGCGTCGGCCAGCACCAGATGTGGTCCGCGCAGTTCCTCGACTTCGAGCACCCGCGCACCTGGCTCAACTCCGGCGGCCTGGGCACCATGGGTTATTCCATCCCGGCCGCGCTCGGCGCCAAAGCCGCCTGCCCGGACAAGGAAGTCTGGGCCATCGACGGCGACGGCTGCTTCCAGATGACCAACCAGGAGATCACCACCGCCGCTGTCGAGGGCTTCCCGTTCAAGATCGCCCTGATCAACAACGGCAACCTGGGCATGGTCCGACAGTGGCAGACGCTGTTCTACGACGGCCACTATTCCCACACCAAGCTGCACCAGGACGAGACGTACATCCCGGACTTTCTCGGTCTGGCCAGCGCACTCGGCGCCGAAGCCATCCGCGTCACCACCGAGGAAGAAGTGCTGCCCGCCATCAAGCGCGCCCGCGAGATCAACGACCGTCCGGTCCTCATCGACTTCGTTGTCGGCGAGGACTCCCAGGTGTGGCCGATGATTTCCGCCGGCAGCTCCAATTCCGAGATCCAGTATGCGCGCGATCTGCGCCCGCTTTTCGACGAAGACATGTCCGCCGGCGAAACTCCCGCCGACATCCACGAGACCGTGGCCGAATCCAAGACCGAATCTGGTGCCGACGCTCAGGCAGATGCGGAGGAGAAATAA
- the ilvN gene encoding acetolactate synthase small subunit — protein sequence MNNNPIYDDVTRSVVSVLVQDVEGIITRVTAMFTRRGFNLVSLTSAKTETEGINRLTVVVDASEHAIEQLTKQLNKLIQVIKVVRLDEDNTIGRSLMLVKVSANNSNRPQVVDAANIFRARIVDVAPDSVVIEATGTSSKLRAFLEVLEPFGVRELVQSGRVALNRGPKTMASSK from the coding sequence ATGAACAACAACCCGATCTATGACGATGTCACACGCAGTGTCGTGTCGGTGCTGGTGCAGGATGTCGAAGGCATCATCACCCGCGTGACCGCCATGTTCACCCGCCGCGGCTTCAACCTTGTCTCGCTCACTTCCGCCAAAACGGAGACCGAGGGCATCAACCGCCTGACCGTCGTGGTGGACGCCTCCGAGCACGCCATCGAGCAGCTGACCAAGCAGCTGAACAAGCTTATCCAGGTGATCAAGGTCGTGCGCCTGGACGAGGACAACACCATCGGGCGTTCGTTGATGCTGGTGAAAGTCAGCGCCAACAACAGCAACCGCCCGCAGGTTGTCGACGCCGCCAATATCTTCCGTGCCCGCATTGTGGACGTCGCCCCGGATTCCGTGGTGATCGAAGCGACCGGCACCTCGAGCAAGCTCCGTGCCTTCCTCGAGGTCTTGGAACCGTTCGGTGTGCGCGAGCTGGTCCAGTCCGGTCGTGTCGCATTGAACCGCGGCCCGAAGACCATGGCTTCTTCCAAATAA
- the ilvC gene encoding ketol-acid reductoisomerase encodes MAIEVFYDDDADLSIIQGRKVAVIGYGSQGHAHAQNLRESGVEVVIGLRDGSKSAEKAREAGFEVKTNAEAAKWADVIMLLAPDTSQAEIFANDIEPNLNEGDALFFGHGLNIHFKLIDPADNITVAMVAPKGPGHLVRRTFADGKGVPCLIAVEQDPTGNGQALALSYAAAIGGARAGVIPTTFEAETVTDLFGEQAVLCGGLEELIKNGFDVLTEAGYEPEMAYFECLHEMKLIVDLIYEGGLANMNYSISDTAEFGGYLSGPRIVDEGAKDRMRDVLKDIQSGDFTKRLIANVEGDNKELEGLREKISQHPIEKTGAQLRDMMTWVQNPLNDTAR; translated from the coding sequence ATGGCAATTGAAGTCTTCTACGACGACGACGCTGATCTCTCCATCATTCAGGGCCGTAAGGTCGCCGTCATCGGCTACGGATCCCAGGGCCATGCCCACGCCCAGAACCTGCGCGAGTCCGGCGTCGAGGTGGTCATCGGTCTGCGCGACGGTTCCAAGTCCGCAGAGAAAGCGCGCGAGGCCGGCTTCGAGGTCAAGACCAACGCAGAGGCCGCTAAGTGGGCCGACGTCATCATGCTGCTCGCCCCGGACACCTCCCAGGCAGAGATCTTCGCCAACGACATCGAGCCGAACCTGAACGAGGGCGACGCCCTGTTCTTCGGCCACGGCCTGAACATCCACTTCAAGCTCATCGACCCGGCCGACAACATCACCGTCGCCATGGTCGCCCCGAAGGGTCCGGGCCACCTGGTCCGCCGCACCTTCGCCGACGGCAAGGGCGTTCCCTGCCTGATCGCCGTCGAGCAGGATCCGACCGGGAACGGCCAGGCGCTCGCCCTGTCCTACGCCGCAGCAATCGGTGGCGCCCGCGCCGGCGTCATCCCGACCACCTTCGAGGCTGAGACCGTTACCGACCTCTTCGGCGAGCAGGCAGTTCTCTGCGGTGGCCTGGAAGAGCTGATCAAGAACGGTTTCGACGTCCTCACTGAAGCCGGCTACGAGCCGGAGATGGCCTACTTCGAGTGCCTCCACGAAATGAAGCTCATCGTCGACCTCATCTACGAGGGCGGCCTGGCCAACATGAACTACTCCATCTCCGACACGGCTGAGTTCGGCGGCTACCTGTCTGGTCCCCGCATCGTCGACGAGGGCGCTAAGGATCGCATGCGCGATGTTCTCAAGGACATTCAGTCCGGTGACTTCACCAAGCGCCTCATCGCCAACGTTGAGGGCGACAATAAGGAACTCGAGGGCCTGCGCGAGAAGATCTCCCAGCACCCGATCGAAAAGACCGGTGCTCAGCTCCGCGACATGATGACCTGGGTTCAGAATCCTCTGAACGACACCGCTCGCTAA
- a CDS encoding cation diffusion facilitator family transporter: MTEHRHDGDGRRRGTAGSGARGSGHDHRAHDHGVSDAPLWALGTALGITGIVFFAELIGGWLSGSMALMADAMHMLSDATGLMIALIAVAVGRKPASRYATFGYRRVEVLAAAVNAVTVAVISVWIVVEAVQRIGSPEGIQTRAMIIVAVIGLVANAVSALLLKSQRKQSVNIEGAFLHVIVDLLGSIAVIVAGVVIAVTGFTGADVVASLVIAGLVLPRAWGLLKTSISVLLERVPEGIDPDDVGDALVALEGVEAIHDLHLWSSGGSDVLCTVHLIARADHGIARADHGKLLDRAQARLRELGIEHATIQIEGPGHYEHEVYCAPHGDGE; encoded by the coding sequence ATGACGGAACACCGGCACGACGGAGACGGTCGCCGACGCGGGACCGCTGGTAGCGGGGCACGCGGGAGCGGGCATGACCACCGCGCCCACGACCACGGCGTCAGCGATGCGCCGTTGTGGGCGCTGGGCACGGCACTCGGCATCACGGGGATCGTGTTCTTCGCCGAGCTCATCGGTGGCTGGTTATCGGGCTCGATGGCGCTCATGGCGGATGCGATGCACATGCTCTCCGACGCGACGGGCCTGATGATTGCGCTCATCGCGGTAGCGGTGGGGCGCAAGCCGGCGTCGCGCTACGCCACATTCGGCTACCGGCGCGTGGAGGTCCTGGCCGCGGCGGTGAATGCCGTGACGGTGGCGGTGATCTCGGTGTGGATCGTCGTTGAGGCGGTGCAGCGGATCGGAAGCCCGGAGGGGATCCAGACGCGGGCGATGATCATCGTCGCGGTCATCGGTCTTGTCGCGAATGCGGTGTCTGCGCTGCTGCTGAAGTCGCAGCGGAAACAGTCGGTGAATATCGAGGGCGCGTTCCTCCACGTGATCGTGGACTTGCTCGGCTCCATCGCGGTGATCGTCGCCGGAGTGGTTATCGCGGTGACAGGATTCACCGGGGCAGATGTCGTGGCCTCGCTCGTCATCGCCGGGCTGGTGTTGCCGAGGGCGTGGGGGTTGCTGAAGACGTCGATAAGCGTGCTGCTCGAACGCGTCCCCGAGGGGATCGATCCCGACGACGTGGGGGACGCGCTGGTCGCGCTCGAAGGTGTGGAGGCGATTCACGACCTGCATTTGTGGTCGTCGGGCGGCAGCGATGTGCTGTGCACGGTGCACCTTATTGCTAGGGCGGATCACGGGATTGCTAGGGCGGATCACGGGAAGCTGCTCGACCGTGCGCAGGCGCGGTTGCGGGAGCTCGGGATCGAACACGCGACGATACAGATTGAAGGCCCCGGGCACTACGAGCACGAGGTATATTGCGCCCCTCACGGCGACGGCGAGTGA
- a CDS encoding DUF262 domain-containing protein, giving the protein MGFTTPSYSLTDLFARAERGELQTPDFQQTYLWDVDRTRTLLASVLRGYPVGTLLALDTRNEPMRFRPRPLPGVPETSEAPGLLLLDGQQRLSSLYLSMQGDGRIEVLDFRGRRIFRRFFVDVRAAVAGDPMPTEAVFEVDDDGGVRSHFGPLIDGGVTDRQTMVDNFIVPVSALLWEEGNDLLFDMAASTDDPAVREDVKEFHRRILRPLAAYDLPMTRLDRDTSQIGVGQIFAQANSQGVSMDVFELLTAVFALEDPEFSLAAHWNECENVLRAHPALDEIDRVRFLRGVSLLVTSTAGAARGHRGDILNLSLHDYLWASSDLLAAFERAAEFLSDRCIFSVDQVPYSHQLVPLAVILARLSWEEGCLEQPSTWDRINKWYWNGVFGELYGAHASSIRAGSDVDQVTPWAKGETDQVPKTVEDAFFSESRLISARADSGVYRGMFALLMARGARDWRTGKTFTAETVEELRPGFHQVFPDGFCRSHGVDSDLAQSVLNRTPLGRRTEAIMEDADPKRYLSRLQSKAIMEDEEFDAVLATHELEPDYLFTSNWQAYFIDRRDRLVGIIEYAMDKSVVRDLDGNESAGDE; this is encoded by the coding sequence ATGGGGTTTACCACGCCGAGCTACTCCTTGACCGACCTGTTCGCGCGCGCTGAGCGGGGCGAACTGCAAACGCCGGATTTCCAGCAGACGTACCTGTGGGACGTTGACCGCACTCGCACCCTGTTGGCGTCGGTGTTGCGCGGATATCCGGTGGGCACGCTGCTGGCACTGGACACGCGCAACGAGCCCATGCGGTTCCGTCCTCGCCCCCTGCCGGGCGTGCCGGAGACCAGTGAAGCGCCGGGTTTGCTCCTGCTCGACGGGCAGCAGCGCCTGTCGTCGTTGTACCTGTCCATGCAGGGTGACGGCAGGATCGAGGTCCTGGACTTCCGCGGGCGCCGGATTTTCCGCCGCTTTTTCGTCGACGTGCGAGCGGCGGTGGCCGGCGACCCGATGCCGACGGAAGCTGTATTCGAGGTCGACGACGACGGGGGCGTGCGCTCGCACTTCGGCCCGCTTATCGACGGAGGAGTGACCGACCGCCAGACCATGGTCGACAACTTCATCGTGCCAGTTTCCGCGCTGCTGTGGGAAGAAGGCAACGATTTGCTCTTCGATATGGCCGCCAGCACCGACGACCCGGCTGTGCGGGAGGACGTCAAAGAATTCCACCGGCGCATCCTGCGCCCGCTCGCCGCGTACGACCTGCCAATGACTCGCCTGGACCGCGACACCTCCCAGATTGGTGTGGGGCAGATCTTCGCGCAGGCGAATTCCCAGGGCGTGTCCATGGACGTCTTCGAACTGCTCACTGCCGTTTTCGCGCTGGAGGACCCGGAATTCTCTCTCGCTGCACACTGGAATGAATGCGAGAATGTGCTGCGCGCGCATCCGGCACTCGACGAAATCGACCGCGTGCGCTTCCTGCGCGGAGTCTCGCTGTTGGTCACAAGCACGGCGGGTGCTGCCCGCGGGCACCGTGGCGATATTTTGAACCTCAGCCTGCACGACTACCTCTGGGCCTCGAGCGATCTGCTCGCGGCTTTCGAGCGTGCGGCGGAATTTCTCTCCGATAGGTGCATCTTTTCCGTCGACCAAGTTCCGTACTCCCACCAGCTCGTGCCGTTGGCCGTGATCTTGGCGCGCCTGTCCTGGGAGGAGGGCTGCCTGGAACAGCCGAGCACCTGGGACCGCATCAACAAGTGGTACTGGAACGGTGTGTTCGGCGAGCTCTATGGCGCGCACGCTTCGTCGATCCGGGCCGGCTCCGATGTCGATCAGGTGACCCCGTGGGCGAAGGGGGAGACCGATCAGGTGCCGAAGACGGTGGAGGACGCCTTTTTCAGCGAGTCCCGCCTGATCAGTGCCCGCGCCGATTCCGGGGTGTACCGCGGCATGTTCGCGCTACTGATGGCCCGCGGCGCCCGAGATTGGCGCACGGGCAAGACGTTCACCGCAGAGACGGTCGAGGAGCTGCGCCCCGGCTTCCACCAGGTGTTCCCGGACGGTTTCTGCCGGAGCCACGGCGTGGACAGCGACCTGGCCCAGTCGGTGCTCAACCGCACTCCGTTGGGCAGGCGGACCGAAGCGATCATGGAGGACGCGGACCCGAAGCGTTACTTGTCGCGCCTGCAGTCCAAGGCGATCATGGAGGACGAGGAATTCGATGCGGTCCTCGCCACCCACGAGCTGGAGCCGGATTATCTGTTCACCTCCAACTGGCAGGCCTATTTCATCGACCGCCGGGACCGCTTGGTGGGCATCATCGAGTACGCGATGGACAAGAGCGTCGTGCGCGACCTCGACGGGAATGAAAGCGCCGGCGACGAATGA